One genomic segment of Polyangiaceae bacterium includes these proteins:
- a CDS encoding sigma 54-interacting transcriptional regulator, with product MLEIARRNDDEGARQSFVDWDSGIYPSSCTRATSASPVLVEDDLGLPAQPRSMKGVIGCAEALVDVYRVVDRVADTTCTILVTGESGTGKELVARAVHDASPRAEKAFVAVNCGAIPEALLESELFGHARGAFTGAHAAKVGRIAQAQGGTLFLDEIGELPLSLQVKLLRVLQSREYSPVGDTRTLNADVRVVAATNVNLEEAVRDGRFREDLYYRLNVIHVTVPPMRDRQEDIPILVSFFLKKANDKTGRRVSQIGRAAAQLLAEYPWPGNVRELENTIERAVLLCTSDTIEPKDLPSRVCGLGQERRVSPRLPDTGLDLRTTVESFENHLIRQALERTNWNKKQAAELLGLNRTTLVEMLKRKRIAPKAA from the coding sequence ATGCTGGAAATCGCGCGCAGAAACGACGACGAGGGGGCCCGTCAGAGTTTCGTCGACTGGGACTCGGGCATCTACCCCAGCTCGTGCACACGCGCGACTTCCGCCAGCCCCGTGTTGGTCGAGGACGACCTCGGGCTGCCCGCCCAGCCGCGCAGCATGAAGGGCGTCATTGGCTGTGCCGAGGCGCTCGTCGATGTGTACCGGGTCGTCGACCGCGTGGCCGATACCACCTGCACGATCCTCGTCACGGGCGAGAGCGGTACCGGCAAGGAGTTGGTCGCGCGTGCGGTGCACGACGCAAGCCCCCGCGCCGAGAAGGCCTTCGTGGCGGTCAACTGTGGCGCAATCCCCGAGGCCCTGCTCGAGAGCGAGCTCTTCGGTCACGCACGCGGCGCGTTTACTGGCGCACACGCCGCCAAGGTGGGTCGCATTGCCCAGGCTCAGGGCGGGACCCTGTTCCTCGACGAGATCGGCGAACTGCCCCTCTCGTTGCAGGTGAAGCTCCTGCGAGTGCTCCAAAGTCGCGAGTACTCGCCCGTCGGGGACACGCGCACCCTGAACGCAGACGTGCGCGTCGTCGCCGCCACGAACGTCAACCTCGAAGAGGCCGTTCGCGACGGTCGGTTCCGCGAAGATCTGTACTACCGCCTCAACGTGATCCACGTGACCGTGCCGCCGATGCGCGATCGCCAAGAAGACATCCCGATTCTGGTGAGCTTCTTCCTGAAGAAGGCGAACGACAAGACGGGCCGGCGCGTCTCGCAGATTGGGCGTGCCGCCGCTCAGCTCTTGGCCGAGTACCCCTGGCCAGGCAACGTGCGCGAGCTGGAGAACACCATCGAGCGCGCCGTGTTGTTGTGCACGTCGGACACCATCGAGCCCAAAGACCTGCCTTCGCGAGTGTGCGGCTTGGGCCAGGAACGCCGCGTTTCTCCCCGGCTCCCGGACACCGGCTTGGATCTGCGCACCACCGTCGAGTCCTTCGAGAACCACCTGATCCGCCAGGCCCTCGAGCGCACGAACTGGAACAAGAAGCAGGCAGCCGAGTTGCTCGGACTCAACCGAACCACCTTGGTCGAGATGCTGAAGCGCAAGCGGATTGCGCCGAAGGCCGCCTGA
- the fliF gene encoding flagellar basal-body MS-ring/collar protein FliF: protein MPERVKVVFEQLKAFWAGLSTPKRLALLLFTVGAAVTVLAATTLSGRPTFAYLYTELSQEDAAAIVQKLDGLKVPYELDHGGSAVKVPEERVHALRLELAGAGLPRGGGVGFEIFDKSQIGATEFEQNVNLRRALEGELSRSIATVDGVHSARVHLVMPERRLFASRDEAASASVVLKLRNAGGFGKREVAAVVHLVSAAVPGLMRDRVSVVSTEGVTLHRPISDTTPGSGDLADMHTENARAVASQLESHVREQLERVVGPGNADVRMSVMLDSRSKERTEEHYEPAKTALRSEHKVEEGVGAEEGGVAGVPGARSNLPDAVPEGTAPPEEALAGAPAGGGGVRRSHTRNWEVDKVTEKTHTPPGDIERVSVAVLLNGRYETRDGAQVYVGRSKAELAKLEQIVKTAVGFSKDRGDSVELQTLEFARLTEETGTDAPPPRWWMQYWKQLAAAAGVVVLLLSAVVLFWRSKREKKKARAAALEKAKAQLAKPGQVPIAALGDGTPSEIEAKLAKLDSAELKIRALELAAHDPATAAVVLRRWLNASTPATAPSPAR from the coding sequence ATGCCCGAGCGCGTCAAGGTAGTATTCGAGCAGCTCAAAGCTTTTTGGGCTGGGCTCTCTACGCCCAAGCGCTTGGCGTTGTTGCTCTTCACCGTTGGCGCGGCCGTGACCGTGCTGGCGGCGACCACGCTCAGCGGTCGACCCACCTTCGCCTACCTCTATACCGAGCTATCCCAGGAAGACGCGGCTGCCATCGTCCAGAAGCTGGACGGGCTGAAGGTGCCCTACGAGCTGGATCATGGCGGGAGTGCGGTAAAAGTTCCGGAAGAGCGAGTCCACGCCTTGCGACTCGAACTCGCGGGGGCCGGGCTGCCTCGGGGAGGCGGCGTGGGCTTCGAGATCTTCGACAAGTCCCAGATAGGCGCGACGGAGTTCGAGCAGAACGTCAATCTGCGGCGCGCCCTCGAGGGTGAATTGTCGCGTTCCATCGCCACGGTAGACGGCGTGCACAGTGCGCGCGTGCACCTGGTCATGCCTGAACGTCGGCTTTTCGCGTCCCGAGACGAGGCAGCGAGCGCGTCGGTGGTACTCAAGCTGAGAAACGCCGGCGGATTCGGCAAGCGCGAGGTAGCGGCTGTCGTGCACTTGGTGAGTGCTGCCGTGCCGGGTCTGATGCGAGATCGCGTGTCCGTGGTGAGCACCGAAGGGGTGACGTTGCATCGACCGATCTCCGACACCACCCCGGGATCGGGGGATCTGGCGGACATGCACACCGAAAATGCTCGCGCCGTGGCTTCCCAGCTCGAATCGCACGTTCGCGAGCAGCTCGAGCGCGTCGTCGGGCCGGGCAACGCCGACGTACGCATGAGCGTGATGTTGGACTCGCGTTCCAAGGAACGAACCGAGGAGCACTACGAGCCCGCAAAAACGGCCTTGCGCAGTGAACACAAGGTCGAAGAGGGCGTCGGGGCCGAAGAGGGTGGAGTCGCTGGCGTGCCCGGTGCGCGCAGCAATCTGCCCGACGCGGTGCCTGAGGGCACGGCGCCGCCCGAGGAGGCACTTGCCGGTGCTCCGGCGGGCGGCGGCGGCGTGCGACGCAGCCACACGCGCAACTGGGAAGTCGACAAAGTCACCGAGAAAACCCACACCCCGCCTGGGGATATCGAGCGCGTTTCGGTCGCCGTCTTGTTGAATGGCCGCTACGAGACTCGCGATGGGGCTCAAGTCTACGTCGGCCGCAGCAAGGCGGAGCTGGCCAAGCTGGAGCAGATCGTGAAAACCGCCGTGGGCTTCTCGAAGGACCGCGGTGACAGCGTGGAGCTGCAGACCCTGGAGTTTGCGCGCTTGACCGAGGAGACCGGGACGGACGCGCCTCCTCCGCGTTGGTGGATGCAATACTGGAAGCAACTCGCTGCCGCGGCAGGCGTGGTGGTGCTGCTGCTCTCCGCCGTCGTGCTGTTCTGGCGCAGCAAGCGCGAAAAGAAGAAGGCCCGAGCGGCGGCTTTGGAGAAAGCCAAAGCCCAGCTCGCCAAGCCCGGCCAGGTGCCCATCGCGGCCTTGGGGGATGGCACGCCCAGTGAGATCGAGGCCAAACTGGCCAAGCTCGACAGCGCGGAACTCAAGATTCGCGCACTAGAGCTGGCGGCACACGATCCTGCCACCGCCGCAGTCGTGCTGCGCCGCTGGCTCAACGCTTCCACTCCCGCTACGGCGCCCTCGCCGGCACGGTAA
- a CDS encoding flagellar basal body L-ring protein FlgH, with the protein MIRKLLASSVALALLACGPPHIRPFKPRERKYDVGEYAASQKDYEPSTGSIYSEAQAGYLEDTRALRVGDVVLVRIQEEADAKGGATTNLSKGSSREANVTALLGLVPAIKKAYPNIDPENLLAMASEFDFAGEGNTQRAGRLRGMIGVHVKKELPNGDLFVEGTKVVMINHEETHLYISGVLRPSDIEKDNSVDSTRIADARVEFTGRGDIADQVERGWLTKILDSINPF; encoded by the coding sequence ATGATTCGCAAGCTCTTGGCCTCGAGCGTCGCGTTGGCCCTTCTGGCCTGCGGACCGCCGCACATCCGACCCTTCAAACCTCGCGAGCGCAAGTACGACGTGGGCGAGTACGCCGCGTCCCAGAAGGACTACGAACCTTCCACCGGTTCCATCTACTCCGAGGCCCAGGCCGGCTATCTGGAAGACACGCGCGCCCTGCGAGTTGGCGACGTCGTGTTGGTGCGCATCCAAGAAGAAGCGGACGCCAAGGGCGGCGCCACCACGAACCTGAGCAAGGGCTCGAGTCGTGAGGCCAACGTCACCGCGCTGTTGGGTCTCGTGCCGGCGATCAAGAAAGCTTACCCCAACATCGATCCCGAGAACCTCCTGGCCATGGCCAGCGAGTTCGACTTCGCTGGTGAAGGCAATACCCAGCGCGCAGGCCGTCTGCGCGGCATGATCGGCGTGCACGTCAAGAAGGAGCTCCCCAACGGCGACCTCTTCGTCGAAGGCACCAAGGTCGTGATGATCAATCACGAAGAGACTCATCTCTACATCTCCGGCGTGCTGCGCCCCTCGGACATCGAGAAGGACAACTCCGTCGATTCGACTCGCATCGCCGACGCCCGCGTCGAGTTCACCGGTCGCGGCGACATCGCCGACCAGGTCGAACGCGGCTGGCTCACCAAGATCCTGGACTCCATCAACCCCTTCTGA
- a CDS encoding flagellar hook-length control protein FliK: protein MSFERPLTPSREAEAPMLEQADLRRRQQEAERWAQALSTTLAVQPAPEPATQPENPSATPPTGTGDGSMTQAGAAAGSGEAKRSDEGDAVSRIRLDVSAGDLGELSLVVDRSDAGVRVFIGMNREGAKAMVEPERAVLEQALRAAGLSVRSVEVVSAHSLGTVLAKAQVRQRFSDVETAPERTNEERKRRNPRRLNLVG from the coding sequence ATGAGTTTCGAACGACCCTTGACCCCATCGCGCGAAGCCGAGGCCCCGATGCTGGAGCAGGCGGACTTGCGTCGACGACAACAAGAAGCCGAGCGCTGGGCGCAGGCGCTGAGCACGACCCTGGCCGTGCAGCCGGCCCCGGAGCCCGCGACCCAGCCCGAAAACCCTAGCGCCACGCCGCCGACGGGGACGGGCGACGGTTCCATGACGCAAGCGGGTGCCGCGGCCGGTTCGGGCGAAGCGAAGCGCAGCGACGAGGGCGACGCAGTGTCTCGGATTCGCCTGGACGTCAGTGCTGGGGATCTCGGCGAGCTCTCCCTCGTCGTCGACCGCTCGGACGCCGGAGTTCGCGTGTTTATTGGCATGAATCGCGAGGGCGCGAAGGCGATGGTGGAACCCGAACGAGCGGTGCTGGAGCAGGCGTTGCGCGCGGCGGGACTCAGCGTCCGTTCAGTCGAGGTCGTCAGTGCGCACAGCCTCGGCACCGTCCTTGCAAAAGCCCAAGTGAGGCAGAGGTTCTCCGATGTCGAGACAGCTCCAGAACGAACGAACGAGGAACGAAAGCGACGCAATCCGCGTCGGCTGAACTTGGTGGGCTAA
- the flgC gene encoding flagellar basal body rod protein FlgC, with translation MLGVFSAMEVAASGLSAQRVRMNTIAGNLANARTTRTAEGGPYRRIDPLFEAVGLDQTRGEFAADRGVSKVRVARLVADDRPGQMVYEPGHPDANAEGYVEYPNVNAVEEMVNMITASRAYEAGITSIDSIKQMARSAIEIGRG, from the coding sequence ATGCTCGGTGTGTTTAGCGCCATGGAAGTGGCAGCGTCAGGCCTGAGTGCCCAGCGCGTGCGGATGAACACCATCGCTGGCAACTTGGCCAACGCACGCACGACTCGTACCGCCGAGGGTGGGCCCTACCGCCGCATCGACCCCCTGTTCGAAGCCGTGGGGCTCGACCAGACCCGAGGTGAATTTGCCGCAGATCGCGGGGTTTCCAAGGTGCGCGTGGCGCGGTTGGTCGCGGACGATCGGCCCGGCCAGATGGTGTACGAGCCCGGGCACCCGGACGCCAACGCCGAGGGATACGTCGAGTATCCGAACGTCAATGCGGTGGAAGAGATGGTGAACATGATCACCGCTTCCCGCGCCTACGAGGCGGGAATCACGTCCATCGACAGCATCAAGCAGATGGCACGCTCTGCCATCGAGATCGGCCGAGGCTGA
- the fliG gene encoding flagellar motor switch protein FliG — protein sequence MTPVMDLTGPEKAVLMLLSLDETAATPILAELDPADVRRLREVASMMRSVPSAALDQVYKEFIDTAKEAVAVPRGGVRYLRRIATKALGEAKTQEIFVDAPQTAMERLSGSTPQALAAVLESEHPQIAAAILSQLDTEKAALVLEQLPELVRPVVLERLGNMREVPAGLLEEVAEALGAELPPSTAEASVSVNGVSRSAALVRRMGRETGEMVLSVLQEDNAELATEIRRAMYSFEDLRVLDARGLRSVLEAVPSERLTIALKTASEGLRDHIFRGMSKRAADRIREDMEILGSVRLSDVEAAQMEIVEAALRLEAEGVISLEGNEGGVV from the coding sequence ATGACGCCCGTGATGGATCTGACTGGGCCCGAGAAGGCGGTACTGATGCTGCTGTCTCTGGACGAGACGGCTGCCACGCCGATCCTTGCGGAGCTCGATCCTGCCGACGTACGCCGGCTTCGTGAAGTGGCGTCGATGATGCGCTCAGTGCCATCGGCCGCGTTGGATCAGGTCTACAAGGAGTTCATCGACACCGCGAAAGAGGCTGTCGCTGTACCGCGAGGCGGCGTGCGCTACCTGCGGCGCATTGCCACCAAGGCGCTGGGTGAGGCGAAAACCCAGGAAATCTTCGTGGATGCACCCCAGACCGCGATGGAGCGACTGAGCGGTTCCACACCGCAGGCGCTGGCGGCGGTGCTGGAGAGTGAGCATCCACAGATCGCGGCGGCGATTCTCTCCCAGCTCGACACTGAGAAAGCAGCCCTGGTCTTGGAACAGCTGCCCGAGCTAGTGCGCCCCGTCGTGCTCGAGCGACTGGGCAACATGCGCGAGGTACCCGCGGGTCTACTGGAAGAAGTAGCCGAAGCGCTGGGTGCCGAGCTTCCGCCCAGCACCGCCGAAGCCAGCGTGTCCGTCAACGGCGTCAGCCGCTCCGCGGCTCTCGTCCGCCGCATGGGGCGCGAAACGGGAGAAATGGTGCTGTCCGTCCTGCAGGAGGACAACGCCGAGCTGGCGACTGAGATTCGCCGCGCCATGTATTCCTTCGAGGATTTGCGTGTGCTCGATGCCCGCGGACTTCGCTCGGTGCTGGAGGCCGTGCCGTCGGAGCGGCTGACCATTGCGCTGAAGACGGCGAGTGAGGGATTGCGCGACCACATCTTCCGCGGGATGAGCAAACGCGCCGCGGATCGCATTCGCGAGGACATGGAAATCCTCGGCAGCGTGAGGCTTTCGGACGTGGAGGCCGCTCAAATGGAGATCGTGGAGGCGGCGCTGCGGCTGGAGGCCGAGGGCGTGATTTCCTTGGAAGGGAACGAGGGCGGTGTCGTCTGA
- a CDS encoding flagellar FliJ family protein, whose translation MSSRRQRLQKLTDLRKKELDDAVGELGRAREREEQARQRLAHEVEELEQAHQRRSILARQGAATELWTSENDWLELRETYRQAAHAALSKAELARHRAFAEVMAARAAVKKLEVLGERLRREELRDEERKDQRLHDELTQARSSRGAR comes from the coding sequence ATGAGCTCGCGTCGGCAGCGCCTCCAGAAGCTGACGGACTTGCGAAAGAAGGAACTCGATGACGCGGTCGGCGAGTTGGGTCGGGCGCGAGAGCGGGAGGAGCAGGCACGCCAACGCCTGGCGCACGAAGTGGAGGAGCTCGAGCAAGCGCACCAGCGCCGCTCGATTCTCGCACGCCAAGGCGCAGCGACGGAGCTGTGGACCAGCGAAAATGACTGGCTCGAGTTGCGCGAGACCTATCGCCAGGCCGCCCACGCGGCCCTCTCCAAGGCCGAGCTCGCTCGGCATCGCGCGTTCGCCGAGGTGATGGCGGCCCGCGCCGCCGTGAAGAAGCTGGAAGTACTGGGCGAGCGGCTCCGTCGCGAGGAACTGCGCGACGAGGAGCGCAAAGACCAGCGTCTGCATGACGAGCTGACTCAGGCCCGCTCTTCCAGAGGTGCAAGATGA
- a CDS encoding FliH/SctL family protein encodes MSSDSTRVARFADVTPSNRRCPSWIAKQHKPTQVEAPKTARLPREFLAAFQREIQSASEAPPGGLLPRGEFEPDRELASSVRHEAPKSRPSSLPPAPSPEPAGPDPRMLEGLTQAIEQVVQVRADVLAQTASQLAELAVMIARRVIARELSISPNVVHGLVSEGLDALGAHDRVVVRLGAGFSDLREEVQARLLRGGAACEVRVDGALAQWGCVVETELGSVDESVESRLATLLQALKPDSNPPG; translated from the coding sequence GTGTCGTCTGACAGCACGAGAGTCGCTCGTTTCGCCGACGTCACGCCGAGCAATCGCCGCTGTCCGTCGTGGATCGCCAAGCAGCACAAGCCTACTCAGGTGGAGGCGCCCAAGACGGCGCGCCTGCCGCGGGAGTTCCTGGCCGCATTCCAGCGCGAAATTCAGTCCGCCTCGGAGGCGCCCCCGGGCGGCCTCCTGCCGCGAGGGGAGTTCGAACCGGATCGGGAGCTGGCCTCGAGTGTTCGGCACGAAGCGCCCAAGAGTCGCCCGTCCAGTCTGCCGCCGGCGCCCAGTCCGGAGCCAGCGGGGCCGGACCCCCGCATGCTGGAAGGACTCACCCAAGCCATCGAGCAAGTAGTGCAGGTCCGCGCCGACGTCTTGGCGCAGACCGCCAGCCAATTGGCGGAGTTGGCGGTGATGATCGCCCGTCGCGTCATCGCTCGCGAGCTGAGCATCTCACCCAACGTCGTCCACGGACTCGTCAGCGAGGGACTGGATGCCTTGGGCGCCCACGACCGCGTCGTGGTGAGGCTTGGCGCGGGCTTTTCGGACCTGCGTGAGGAGGTGCAGGCGCGGCTGTTGCGCGGCGGCGCCGCCTGCGAAGTCCGGGTCGATGGAGCGCTGGCGCAATGGGGCTGCGTGGTCGAGACGGAGCTCGGTAGCGTCGACGAATCCGTGGAGTCCCGGCTGGCAACGTTGTTGCAAGCACTGAAGCCCGACTCGAATCCTCCTGGTTGA
- the flgG gene encoding flagellar basal-body rod protein FlgG has protein sequence MFRSLNIAATGMSAQEMHLEGISHNIANANTVGYKKQRVDFQDLLYQTVRAPGAPTGPTTVSPTGLQIGNGVRVIGMVKLFEQGTIYNTNNPLDVSIEGQGFFVVQQPDGTPAYTRSGALRLDGDGRIVNSEGYPLDPPVSVPSEATGISVAANGTVSATVPGQPAPVELGQLSIATFINPAGLNAVGHNLYLPSAASGEAQLGEPGSDGRGTLLQGALEKANVDIVEEMIGLISAQRAYEINSKVITTADEMLRAASQMR, from the coding sequence ATGTTCCGATCTCTGAATATCGCGGCGACGGGCATGTCAGCTCAGGAGATGCACTTGGAAGGCATCTCGCACAACATCGCCAACGCCAACACCGTCGGCTACAAGAAGCAGCGCGTCGACTTCCAGGACCTGCTGTATCAGACGGTGCGCGCACCCGGCGCCCCGACAGGGCCCACCACCGTGTCGCCCACGGGACTGCAGATCGGCAACGGTGTTCGCGTCATCGGCATGGTGAAGCTGTTCGAGCAGGGCACCATTTACAACACGAACAACCCCTTGGACGTATCCATCGAAGGACAGGGCTTCTTCGTGGTGCAGCAGCCCGACGGCACCCCGGCGTACACGCGCAGCGGCGCGCTGCGTTTGGACGGCGACGGCCGCATCGTCAACTCCGAAGGCTACCCTCTGGATCCACCCGTCAGTGTGCCGAGCGAGGCCACGGGGATCTCCGTGGCCGCCAATGGCACCGTCAGTGCGACGGTTCCAGGACAGCCAGCCCCCGTCGAGTTGGGCCAGCTCTCCATCGCCACCTTCATCAACCCTGCGGGGCTCAACGCCGTCGGTCATAACCTCTATCTGCCAAGCGCTGCCAGTGGGGAAGCTCAGCTGGGCGAGCCGGGCAGCGACGGCCGCGGCACTCTGCTGCAAGGCGCTCTCGAGAAGGCCAACGTCGACATCGTCGAGGAGATGATCGGACTCATCAGCGCGCAACGTGCCTACGAGATCAACTCCAAGGTGATCACCACCGCCGACGAGATGCTGCGCGCGGCCTCCCAGATGAGATGA
- the flgB gene encoding flagellar basal body rod protein FlgB: protein MSELFGAIVPLNVAMDYHLERHNVLSSNIAHVDTPGYRPKDLERLEGFDAAMGVALRRTSDRHLAGAGGESPTVGRVFVDASAGAGNDGNYVSIDREASKVAANHLRYDVVSAIVQAELRQLRFAAGEGRG from the coding sequence GTGAGCGAGCTGTTTGGAGCAATAGTCCCGTTGAACGTAGCGATGGACTATCACCTCGAGCGCCACAACGTGCTGTCTTCGAACATCGCACACGTAGATACGCCGGGATATCGGCCCAAAGACCTGGAGCGCCTCGAGGGCTTCGATGCCGCAATGGGGGTCGCACTTCGTCGCACCTCCGACCGTCACCTGGCTGGCGCTGGTGGCGAAAGTCCGACGGTGGGCAGGGTCTTCGTCGACGCTAGTGCGGGAGCAGGCAACGACGGGAACTACGTGTCCATCGACCGCGAGGCATCCAAGGTCGCGGCCAATCACCTTCGCTACGACGTAGTGAGCGCGATCGTTCAGGCAGAGCTTCGACAACTTCGCTTCGCAGCCGGAGAGGGACGCGGATGA
- a CDS encoding flagellar hook-basal body complex protein FliE, translating into MIPVDGPTLPLIQPERSLPEPLEPEAKVGGFGEVLESMVMSANGSIREAEAAGEAFAAGQRDDIHGTMLALSKADIELRVVGTMRNKIVDAFYELWRMQV; encoded by the coding sequence ATGATTCCCGTCGATGGACCGACGCTTCCGCTGATCCAACCCGAGCGCAGCCTGCCGGAGCCTCTGGAGCCGGAAGCGAAGGTTGGTGGGTTCGGGGAAGTGCTGGAGAGCATGGTGATGAGTGCCAACGGTTCCATCCGTGAGGCGGAGGCCGCTGGCGAGGCTTTCGCTGCGGGTCAGCGTGATGACATCCACGGCACGATGCTTGCGCTCAGCAAAGCGGACATCGAGCTTCGGGTGGTCGGAACGATGCGAAACAAGATCGTCGATGCCTTCTACGAGTTGTGGCGAATGCAGGTCTGA
- a CDS encoding FliI/YscN family ATPase: MLERLIERATTAAVHRPSGVVLEVVGLIVEVGGLRAAVGDALVVEAERGQLELEVVGFKAGRLLTTPLGSLSGIRPGARVRRTNRGATVPVATEMLGRVIDAFGRPLDGLPSIVTERVYPVHAAPPPPFARRPISDSFATGIRAIDGLLPLGVGQRMGIFAGAGVGKSTLLGMICRSSSADVNVVALVGERGRELNDFIRNALGAEGLARSIVVAATSDQPPLVRARGAEAATALAEYFRNQGKSVLLVMDSVTRYAMALREAALAAGEPPATKGYPPSVFAALPRLLERAGTGSGAGVITALYTVLVEGDDLSDPVADAVRSILDGHIVLSRELAERGHFPAIDVLASVSRLAPEIADAGDLRLAGWVRDLMGAHREVADLIQVGAYAAGSDPRVEMALAAMPQIEAFLRQDVADATAAPETRARLAAMARAVERRGA, from the coding sequence ATGCTGGAACGACTGATTGAGCGAGCGACGACTGCCGCGGTGCACCGCCCCAGCGGTGTGGTGCTCGAAGTCGTGGGGTTGATTGTAGAAGTCGGTGGACTTCGCGCAGCGGTCGGTGATGCGCTGGTGGTGGAGGCGGAGCGAGGGCAACTGGAGCTCGAGGTCGTGGGCTTCAAGGCTGGTCGATTGCTGACGACTCCCCTGGGATCCCTGTCGGGCATTCGGCCCGGAGCGCGAGTGCGGCGCACGAATCGCGGGGCCACGGTCCCCGTGGCGACGGAAATGCTGGGGCGCGTGATCGACGCATTTGGTCGCCCCTTGGACGGATTGCCGTCGATCGTCACCGAGCGCGTGTACCCGGTACACGCGGCTCCGCCTCCACCCTTCGCACGCAGGCCCATCTCCGACTCGTTTGCCACGGGTATCCGCGCCATCGACGGTCTGCTTCCCCTCGGAGTCGGACAGCGCATGGGCATCTTTGCCGGCGCAGGCGTCGGCAAGAGCACCCTGCTCGGTATGATCTGCCGCTCGTCGTCCGCGGACGTGAACGTCGTGGCTCTGGTTGGCGAACGAGGACGCGAGCTGAACGATTTCATCCGCAATGCTCTGGGCGCCGAAGGTCTGGCGCGCTCCATCGTGGTGGCAGCGACCAGCGACCAGCCGCCCCTGGTGCGTGCACGCGGCGCGGAAGCGGCCACGGCGCTGGCCGAGTACTTCCGCAACCAAGGCAAGAGTGTGCTTCTGGTGATGGATTCCGTGACTCGGTACGCCATGGCCCTGCGCGAGGCCGCGTTGGCGGCCGGAGAGCCACCGGCGACGAAGGGTTATCCGCCAAGTGTGTTCGCAGCGTTGCCGCGGTTGCTCGAACGAGCTGGCACGGGCTCGGGCGCAGGCGTCATCACGGCCCTGTATACGGTACTGGTGGAGGGCGACGATCTGTCGGACCCCGTGGCCGATGCAGTCCGATCGATCCTCGACGGACACATCGTGCTGTCCCGCGAGCTGGCCGAGCGCGGGCATTTCCCGGCCATCGACGTGCTTGCCAGTGTGTCGCGACTGGCCCCGGAAATCGCCGATGCCGGCGATTTGCGCCTGGCTGGTTGGGTTCGCGATCTGATGGGCGCCCATCGCGAGGTGGCGGATCTGATTCAGGTGGGCGCTTACGCTGCCGGTAGCGATCCACGGGTGGAAATGGCTTTGGCGGCGATGCCGCAGATCGAAGCCTTCTTGCGCCAGGACGTGGCGGACGCTACCGCCGCGCCTGAGACGCGGGCGCGTCTGGCAGCCATGGCCCGGGCCGTCGAGCGGAGAGGGGCATGA
- a CDS encoding flagella basal body P-ring formation protein FlgA produces MKRFAVLPLLLLLSTSVEAAEPVRTVRGTRVHLSDVVSAAPEDLAGIDLGAAPPAGSSRLIDRSTMARAIVAAGADPKEVKLPRVVRVVVESRRLGPEDIAAAAEPAIRSRLAKGVTLKRVNARRSVTVPASATLAQVSLPKLPRRVGTTTITVTLEWHADGAVAARAPVAAVLDIDETGARPTVARGARVYLIIEKGAARIAATAVALADADEDEIGRFRVESTQKVMRARVVSPTTARVVGGGA; encoded by the coding sequence ATGAAGCGCTTCGCCGTACTGCCCCTGCTGCTGCTGCTCTCGACGAGTGTCGAGGCGGCAGAGCCCGTGCGAACGGTGCGCGGCACGCGCGTACACCTTTCCGATGTGGTCAGCGCCGCCCCGGAGGATCTGGCGGGCATCGATCTAGGCGCAGCTCCGCCGGCAGGCAGCTCTCGGTTGATCGATCGCTCGACCATGGCTCGAGCGATCGTGGCGGCTGGCGCCGACCCCAAGGAAGTCAAGCTGCCACGAGTGGTGCGGGTCGTCGTGGAATCGCGCCGACTGGGCCCGGAAGACATCGCTGCCGCCGCCGAACCTGCCATTCGAAGCCGCCTGGCCAAAGGCGTCACGCTGAAGCGTGTCAATGCTCGACGCAGCGTCACGGTTCCTGCGTCCGCCACTCTCGCTCAAGTGAGCCTTCCGAAGCTGCCACGGCGCGTCGGCACCACCACGATCACAGTGACCCTCGAGTGGCATGCGGATGGTGCTGTCGCTGCGAGGGCCCCCGTGGCAGCGGTGTTGGACATCGATGAGACCGGGGCGCGGCCCACCGTGGCGCGGGGTGCGCGAGTCTACCTGATCATCGAGAAGGGGGCCGCGCGCATCGCTGCAACGGCCGTGGCGCTGGCGGACGCCGACGAAGACGAGATTGGACGCTTCCGCGTCGAGTCCACGCAGAAGGTGATGCGCGCGCGGGTCGTCTCTCCGACCACCGCCAGGGTCGTGGGGGGTGGCGCATGA